In Plasmodium vinckei vinckei genome assembly, chromosome: PVVCY_13, a single genomic region encodes these proteins:
- a CDS encoding ferlin, putative: MKVISVGFIIYEAQNLKVEDKELLDPLVVVRCCNNEYITKKKKKKYNAVNWEESHVWNRIVLSEIEWNVAKIEFEVQSANTFWRNDIIGVISFELKLIRNKKNHQIYGTYPILYKNRTEIQGQLRLKVIVCNENDYTSSEIYSSLAQHNNNTNDNNNSDNENFYEDLTKAVVEENTIALRDSNSRFYYLYINIHKIEDVYIDISKKKSRDLYITCEFNGCYLKSSQGNNCTKYTFNECFKIPINTPILEDTIIIKVWDWNFLSTDELLAIGVLSFNQIKNKSINPMWLNLYGFHKNELNLENYYNNESNNSSLIRPNDFNLALEGNVYLGRICISAYVERLSNYDSLSIPIVQSCLVYDDPLYTPITLLCDVYVVTGLLAENIYVQLTCGPHKKKTDCVSANEIGWDDDRNNATESNRKKKMRKNNSGESITDDGTFFDFLNFNGILNTDNFFSTLTEKQQILDNSGSTEFYFSSRKGKIDNMKLCSVEDEQQQWDIIINVYEKNKKKNNDANIFNNFMYSGGNNMITDKYNYDDKQNKESKLTDYQKYKLKKREENYDQRKHDEEDEENEIGIKQNNDRRIAYYRMPLKNVLLHNEKISRCPIWLPLKNVPKNADSGSNCMYNIFQNGSILVNLEKSYDLQLGLNRRKKLVPVNYELRCYIYACRNIISNFNESPNTFVHIACSGKMKITSLVLNNSNPVFLQCLKLNITILTDYSVGLPTIPFIVVTLYEFHNNTFYFIGRCFCNYDIYLKDNQKKCNFTNRSSKYNMVEQIQPRWIKLKGNKHAKAMYPNMLWQQSGSYKRIMQEYMFEKQKDFYTSNANIGGDMTNDSSTNKISSQRRQPHNDFLHGERVGDILLYFELVKEKDAMKIPIYPMITEIKKCTLSFFCMSLENLVLTKTSKKNEQIISSDYRKNSITHPIIVLSITSYSSYGKKKNELLIKYAKSLKTNTRIQLKNWKNAFNQQSFEMFAIENFDIDVPLDPIFDPTLNIKVYNKKVKDKYFIGETNISLIPYIPWIENLDDVLHYLQAYEDYSETINIKNIDNAFNIYKNKNAALVVTAISLADYEHTISLKAELKKYENDNDQDDDWNSIPLFNGNFNAKPGDKASGMIGDMPDGMIGGMHNGMVGGMHNSMGGGMHNGMGGGMHNSMIGGMHNGMAGGMHNGMGGGMHNDMIGGMHNGMSGGMHPGAHSNFLGHEYDPMNGHLINNTMMNNFQMNMMYNKENYSSANYGVNCITEFGEKGSKMGNGFNNGRYTTNMSHHFSSYYNKKNQRNIYNIIYNESVYKLHDDGVPEIIKASYSVKNYPYIKVLRNKFILNVYIPPRFILYVEGDKINLEKFVKNTQRVSVDGILENYLDDILIPSIPLKKKYNNNFFLNRGYNENIENVDENNQNKIVKEGISFGCFENSPFVELVGGQIKCFTKIKYRDIISENIPLKLKDINSQNTFRNKFRGSNKIPLYLKIRVYVLRGIGINGVNSECSCNPYLTFSLGDKTTNLRNSYKEDNPNPNFSYLWESEAIFPEDEILTISVYSAESNYDKQINDIYIGSTEINLFDRWMSKEWRHMMKKNKIPIEYRPLYNNYFKNQNLIRNSINNGSNMYNKLNNWNNIFSFFDIFTNLVNFNIMNGYSNNPYYNGNSFSSGGINNSKSISNNGLLEMWVEIMGYEEAEKIPIHKMEPPKISEVEIRIIIWRCNILLDGGNPNKTFDLVVTSELDCINYNGKNPITQTTDVHYNCKAGDAIFNWRMVYPNISHPLNTCFLQLAVYNNSNVGTSQFLGEVNLELSKYIHKVLQVVNKFELDAELKLRKKNFGDNTNGDNNCSGTIQVTVQFIPQSKANIKPSGLGRSEPNRNPYLRTPKNGRDWNDFASEDAELWTPMFVPSICLI; the protein is encoded by the exons ATGAAGGTAATATCGGTGGGTTTCATAATATACGAGGCACAGAATTTAAAGGTTGAGGATAAAGAATTATTGGATCCGCTAGTAGTTGTTCGATGTTGCAATAATGAATacataacaaaaaaaaaaaaaaaaaaatacaatgcAGTAAATTGGGAAGAAAGCCATGTTTGGAATAGAATCGTTTTATCGGAAATTGAATGGAATGTTGCAAAAATCGAATTTGAAGTTCAAAGTGCTAATACATTTTGGAGAAATGATATAATAGGAGTTATATCAtttgaattaaaattaataagaaataaaaaaaatcatcaAATTTATGGGACATAtccaatattatataaaaatcgaACAGAAATTCAAGGACAATTAAGATTAAAAGTTATAGTATGTAATGAAAATGACTATACATCATCTGAAATATATAGTAGCTTAGCCCAacacaataataatactaatgataataataattcagaTAATGAAAACTTTTATGAAGATTTAACAAAAGCGGTTGTGGAAGAAAATACTATTGCATTAAGAGATTCTAATTCTcgattttattatttatatatcaatatacataaaattgAAGATGTATATATCGatattagtaaaaaaaaatccagagatttatatataacttgTGAATTTAATGGATGCTATTTAAAGTCAAGTCAAGGAAATAATTGTACAAAATATACCTTTAAtgaatgttttaaaataccTATTAATACTCCTATTTTAGAAGAtactataattattaaagtATGGGATTggaattttttatcaactGATGAATTATTAGCTATTGGggttttatcatttaatcaaattaaaaataaatctatTAATCCCATGTggttaaatttatatgggtttcataaaaatgaactaaatttagaaaattattacaacAATGAAAGTAATAATAGCAGTCTTATTAGGCCTAACGATTTTAATCTTGCATTAGAAGGCAATGTGTATCTAGGAAGAATATGTATTAGTGCTTATGTTGAAAGATTAAGTAATTATGATAGTCTAAGTATTCCTATTGTTCAAAGTTGCTTAGTCTATGATGACCCATTATATACTCCAATTACTTTGTTGTGCGATGTATATGTAGTAACTGGTCTTTTAgcagaaaatatttatgtgcAACTAACATGTGGAcctcataaaaaaaaaacagattGCGTATCAGCAAATGAAATTGGTTGGGATGATGATCGAAACAATGCAACAGAAtcaaatagaaaaaaaaaaatgagaaaaaataattctgGTGAAAGCATTACAGACGATGGCACATTTTTCGATTTCTTAAATTTTAACGGTATTCTAAATAccgataatttttttagcaCACTTACAGAAAAACAACAAATTTTAGACAATAGCGGAAGTActgaattttattttagttCTAGAAAGGGAAAAATAGATAATATGAAATTATGTTCTGTAGAAGATGAACAACAACAATGggatattataataaatgtttatgaaaaaaacaaaaagaaaaataacgatgctaatatttttaataattttatgtacTCCGGAGGAAATAATATGATCACTgacaaatataattatgatgataaacaaaataaagaatcCAAATTAACAgattatcaaaaatataaattgaaaaaaagggaagaaaattatgatcAGCGAAAACATGACGAAgaagatgaagaaaatgaaataggaataaaacaaaataatgatagaCGAATAGCATACTATAGAATGCCTCTAAAAAATGTTCTTTTACACAATGAGAAAATATCACGGTGCCCCATATGGTTaccattaaaaaatgttccCAAAAATGCAGATAGTGGGTCTAAttgtatgtataatatatttcaaaatggTTCTATACTTGttaatttagaaaaatcATATGATTTACAATTAGGATTAaatagaagaaaaaaattagttccagtaaattatgaattaagatgttatatatatgcatgtagaaatataatttcaaattttaatgaatCTCCTAATACATTTGTTCATATAGCATGTTCtggaaaaatgaaaatcaCGTCTCtagttttaaataattctaaTCCCGTATTTTTACAATGCttgaaattaaatattactaTATTAACTGATTATTCTGTTGGTTTACCTACAATTCCATTTATAGTAGTAACATTATATGAAtttcataataatacattttattttattggtAGATGTTTTTGTAATTATGATATTTATCTTAAAGACAATCAAAAAAAGTGTAACTTCACCAATAGATCCTCCAAGTATAATATGGTTGAACAAATACAACCCAGATGGATTAAGTTGAAAGGAAATAAACATGCGAAGGCCATGTATCCAAATATGTTGTGGCAACAAAGTGGGAGCTATAAACGCATCATGCAAGAATATATGtttgaaaaacaaaaagattTTTATACATCTAATGCTAATATAGGGGGGGATATGACCAATGACAGCTCaactaataaaataagcaGTCAAAGGAGGCAACCACATAATGATTTTCTTCATGGGGAACGTGTTGGAGATATATTGCTTTACTTTGAATtagtaaaagaaaaagatgCAATGAAAATACCAATATATCCTATGATAACagagataaaaaaatgtaccTTGTCCTTTTTTTGTATGTCATTAGAAAATTTAGTATTAACGAAAActtctaaaaaaaatgaacaaataatttctagtgattatagaaaaaatagcaTAACTCATCCTATTATTGTATTATCAATTACTTCGTACTCATCTTatggaaagaaaaaaaatgaattattaattaaatatgcaaaatcattaaaaacaaacacAAGAattcaattaaaaaattggaaGAATGCTTTTAATCAGCAAAGTTTTGAAATGTTTGCtattgaaaattttgatatCGATGTGCCACTAGACCCAATATTTGACCCAACATTAAACATAAaagtttataataaaaaagtgaaagacaaatattttattggtgaaacaaatatatcttTAATTCCTTATATACCATGGATTGAAAACTTAGATGATGTTCTACATTATTTACAAGCATATGAGGATTATTCAGAaactattaatattaaaaatatagacaatgcctttaatatatataaaaataaaaatgcagCCCTCGTCGTTACTGCTATTTCTTTAGCAGACTATGAGCATACTATCAGTCTCAAGGCGGagctaaaaaaatatgaaaatgataatgatCAAGACGATGATTGGAATAGCATACCTCTATTTAATGGAAATTTCAATGCAAAACCTGGTGACAAAGCTTCCGGAATGATTGGAGATATGCCTGATGGCATGATTGGTGGTATGCATAATGGTATGGTTGGTGGGATGCATAATAGTATGGGTGGAGGTATGCATAATGGTATGGGTGGAGGCATGCATAATAGTATGATTGGAGGTATGCATAATGGTATGGCTGGGGGTATGCATAATGGTATGGGTGGAGGCATGCATAATGATATGATTGGAGGTATGCATAATGGTATGTCTGGGGGTATGCATCCTGGCGCTCATTCCAACTTCCTTGGACATGAATATGACCCAATGAATGGTCATCTTATCAACAACACAATGATGAACAATTTTCAGATGAACATGATGTATAATAAGGAAAACTATTCTTCAGCAAATTATGGAGTTAATTGCATTACCGAATTTGGTGAAAAAGGATCTAAAATGGGAAACGGATTTAATAATGGAAGATACACAACAAACATGAGTCATCATTTTTCttcttattataataaaaaaaatcaacgaaatatttacaatataatatataatgagaGTGTTTACAAATTGCATGATGATGGAGTAccagaaataataaaagcaAGTTATAGTGTTAAGAACtatccatatataaaagtattaagaaataaattcattttgAATGTTTATATACCTCCtagatttattttatatgtagaaggagataaaataaatttagagaaatttgtaaaaaatacgCAACGAGTTTCGGTCGATGGAATATTGGAAAATTACCTTGATGATATATTAATCCCGTCTATtccattaaaaaaaaaatacaataataatttttttttaaataggGGTTACAATGagaatatagaaaatgttgatgaaaataatcaGAATAAAATAGTCAAAGAAGGAATATCTTTTGGATGTTTTGAGAATTCTCCTTTTGTTGAATTAGTGGGAGGTCAAATTAAATGTTTtaccaaaataaaatacagaGATATAATATCTGAGAATATAccattaaaattaaaagacaTAAATAGCCAAAACACATttagaaataaatttagaGGATCTAATAAAATtccattatatttaaaaataagagTATATGTACTAAGAGGTATTGGAATAAACGGGGTGAATAGTGAATGTAGTTGCAACCCATATTTAACATTTTCATTAGGAGATAAAACAACTAATTTAAGAAATTCATATAAAGAAGATAATCCAAATCCAAACTTTTCATACCTATGGGAAAGTGAAGCTATATTTCCAGAAGATGAAATATTAACTATATCTGTTTATAGTGCTGAATCGAATTATGATAAACAAAtcaatgatatatatattgggTCAACcgaaattaatttattcgATAGATGGATGAGTAAAGAATGGAGAcatatgatgaaaaaaaataaaatacctATAGAATATAGGCCATTAtacaataattattttaaaaatcaaAACCTCATTAGAAATAGTATCAATAATGGTAGTAATATGTATAACAAATTAAACAACtggaataatattttttccttttttgacatttttacaaatttagTTAATTTTAACATAATGAATGGATATTCAAATAATCCATATTACAATGGTAATAGTTTTTCTTCAGGCggtataaataattctaaGTCTATTTCAAATAATGGGTTACTTGAAATGTGGGTCGAAATTATGGGCTATGAAGAAGCAGAAAAAATCCCTATACATAAAATGGAACCACCAAAAATTTCTGAAGTCGaaataagaataataatatggagATGCAACATTTTATTAGATGGGGGAAATccaaataaaacatttgaTTTGGTTGTTACATCTGAATTAGActgtataaattataatggaAAGAACCCAATTACACAAACAACAGATGTGCATTATAATTGTAAAGCAGGGGATGCTATATTTAATTGGAGAATGGTTTACCCAAATATTAGCCACCCATTAAATACCTGCTTTTTACAACTAGctgtttataataatagtaatgtTGGTACTAGCCAATTTTTAGGAGAAGTAAATTTAGAACTatctaaatatatacataaagtATTACAAGttgtaaataaatttgagCTAGATGCTGAACTtaaattaagaaaaaaaaactttggTGACAATACCAATGGTGATAATAATTGTAGTGGAACTATACAAGTAACTGTTCAATTTATCCCTCAAAGCAaagcaaatataaaaccGTCTGGATTAGGACGAAGTGAACCAAATAGAAATCCATACTTAAGAACCCCTAAAAATGGAAGAGATTGGAACGATTTTGC AAGTGAGGACGCTGAGCTATGGACCCCTATGTTTGTTCCCTCAATTTGCCTTATTTGA